From the Flavobacterium gyeonganense genome, the window TACTTATGGCGAAGTTGATGGAGAAGGAAGAGCGATCTTCAAAGATCCGATCACGGATGACGGAACCAAAAAATCTGCAAAAGGCCTTATGAAAATTGATTTGGTTGACGGTGTATATCATTTAACAGATAATGTTTCATGGGATGAAGAAAAACAAGGTGAACTGAAAGAAGTTTTCAGAGACGGGAAACTTTTGGCAGATCAGTCTTTAAGTGATATAAGAGCCCGTGTCAGTGCAGGTATAAGTGTTGAGGCATAAAAATACGCCGGTTATAAACAGATTTAATCTGAACTAAATATAAAACTATGAAAATTACAGCTCTTATCATTTTAGCTGGCTGCTGTTTTATAACCGGCATTATCCATTCACAGGTAAACAAAAGAAAAAAGATGGAAAAAGACACCCAATATCCAAAAGCACTGGTTGATTATGATGATTTTAAAAATCTGGTGAGCGAATTAGAAAAGCAACGAGAAAAAAACTTAGTGAGTCTGGATGTTTTTTTGAAAATGGCAAAGGAAGAAAACACAGTAATTTTGGATTCCCGTTCCGATTTTCGTTTCAACAGAAAACATTTAAAAGGAGCGATTCATCTTGATTTTACTGACTTTACGCAGGAAAACCTTTTAAAGTTAATTCCGGATCCAAATACCAGAATATTGATTTACTGCAATAATAATTTTGATGGAGATCCAATAGATTTTGCTTCGAAGATGGCGAAACCCAAAACCAATATCGAAACCCAGATTCTGTCCAACAGAAAACCCATTATGCTGGCATTGAATATTCCAACACACATTAACCTTTATGGATACGGTTATAAAAATATCTATGAACTCGATGAGCTGGTCAATGTGAATGATTCGAGAATACAATTTGAAGGAACCGAAGTGAAATAAGAAACATCATAAAAAATGAAAGCCTGAATTTTATCCATTCAGGCTTTTTTGTACTAGTTTGTCATTTCGA encodes:
- a CDS encoding rhodanese-like domain-containing protein; this translates as MKITALIILAGCCFITGIIHSQVNKRKKMEKDTQYPKALVDYDDFKNLVSELEKQREKNLVSLDVFLKMAKEENTVILDSRSDFRFNRKHLKGAIHLDFTDFTQENLLKLIPDPNTRILIYCNNNFDGDPIDFASKMAKPKTNIETQILSNRKPIMLALNIPTHINLYGYGYKNIYELDELVNVNDSRIQFEGTEVK